Below is a genomic region from Lonsdalea populi.
ATCCGGCGATCGTTATTCGGCGGGAGGCTTCCTTCGAGATGAAAAGCTTAGCGCAGGCCCAACTGGAAAATCAGTGTTTCCGCCTGGCACGAGAAGGTGAAATCCATATTCATCTTCACACCGCCCTCTACATCGGCAAACGTGCTGTCGATAACGCAAGGATCCGATTCCACGGAACGCGCTTTGTCGGTCAACACCTTTTGCATAGCTTCCGCTTCGGCGCGGTCAGAAAACACACGGCTGTACGAGGCTGTGCAATCGGTATTGTCCATAATGGTACCGACATCGACACAGCAACAGGCGGCCGTTTCTTCAGCGTTGCATTTGTTTATTGGATTTGTCATTACAAGGCTCCTCTGCGGTCATACCCGGATGCCAGGTATGTTCCGTATCGTAAAAGGTCATTTCGGCTTTATTTTACCCGCCGTGACGCCGCAGCACTAGGACTTACTGAAGCTATGAATATTAACGACGCCTGACTTCTGCCGCCCCTCTCCTGCCATAATGCCGTCATCTTCCCTCGTCTGCGAAAATCCCTTAAGTATCGCCCCGTTATTTAACAAAATAAAAACAATTAAAGACCTAAATACTGACAATCGAATCTTTTTGTAACTGGTCTGATTTGTCATAAAGAGTAGCCAACCTACAATGCGCGTCCTTTTGTTACAGTTTCACGAAGTAACAGTGCTCAACAACAAAGAATAATGAGGTTTTGGTCATGCACCAGAAAGGCCTGCTGAGAAAAACATCGCTTGCTGTGGCTCTAGCGCTGTTATCCAGCCATGCACCCGCCGCAGGTTTCCAGCTTAATGAATACTCCTCGTCGGGCCTGGGACGAGCATTCTCAGGCGAAGGCGCCGTCGCCGATAACGCGACGTCCGGCAGCCGCAACCCCGCGACCATGGCCTTATTCGACCGCCCTGCGTTCTCTATCGGCGCCATTTATATCGACCCGGATGTTAACCTGCAGGGCAAAAACTCCCTGACGGGCCGCGGCGATACCGGCGCACATAATATCGCGCCAGCGCAGTGGGTGCCGAACCTGCACTACATTATGCCACTGAACGATCGTTGGTCCGTGGGCACATCCGCCGTGACTAACTATGGGCTGTCGACAGAGTTTCCCTCCGACTACGCCGCGGGCTCCATCGGCGGCACGACTAAGCTGATGACATCAAACCTTAACCTTAGCGCCGCTTATCGCCTGAACCAGCACTTCAGCCTCGGACTAGGCGTTGACGCAGTCTATGCGAAAGCAAAAATTGTGCGTACCGCCGGCGAATTGGCCTATATCCCCGTATCAAGAGGCGGTCTGGCGGGCGTGGTTAACGGCCCCTCTTCCGAGATTGCCCATCTGGAGGGCGAGGAGTGGGGTTATGGCTGGAATGCCGGTATTTTGTACGAAGTCGACGATAATAACCGCATCGGCTTGACCTATCGTTCCAAAGTCGACATCGACTTCAAGGGCGATTATAAAAACGACCTGCCCCGCGTTATCGCGACCAGCACTACAACGGGCACCGGCGGCCAGTACATTCCTGGCGCGCTGACGCTTTCGCTGCCGGAAATGTGGGAATTCTCCACCTATCATCGCGTCGCGCCGAAATGGGCGGTTCATTACAGCTTCACTTACACCAGTTGGAGCCAGTTCGAAGAGCTGAGAGCCACCGGCAGTAACAATCGACAGTTGTTCGAGAAGCAGGAACATTTCCGCGACGCGTCTCGTATGGCGCTCGGCACCACTTACTATTATGACGACACCTGGACTTTCCGTACCGGTATCGCGTTTGACGATAGCCCGGTACCGGCGGAGAACCGCTCTGTATCGATCCCCGACCAGGACCGTTTCTGGATTAGCGCCGGCACCACCTACGCATTCAACAAAGATGCCTCCGTCGATCTGGGTATCTCTTACATGCATGGTAAAACCGTGACCATCAATGAAAAAGTGGCCGACAACTCGCCGGCGACCTATAGCTTCACCTCAAAAGGCACCGCTTGGCTGTACGGCATCAACCTGAACTATCGCTTCTGATAAGTTTACCCCGCGCCTGGGTTTTTCAGCGCGCGGAGACACGTTATGAACGTTCGTCTTCGAGACGATTAAAAAAGGCCGCTTACGCGGCCTTAATTTATTGAAACAGAATCGGAGTTACTCCGGTTTCACTTCCATATAGTTAAGTTTCAGGGTGCTGCTGGTGTAGCGACGGATCTTATTGGTCAGCTCAATATCGCCATCCAGTTTTTCACCGTAGGAAGGAATGATTTCCTTCAGCTTAGCCTGCCATTCCGGCGTCGTGATTTGGGTTTTAAAGACCTTCTTCAGCACGTCCAGCATAATCGGAGCAGCGGTAGAAGCGCCCGGAGATGCGCCCAACAGTGCAGCGATGGTGCCGTCCTGAGAGCTGACGATTTCGGTCCCCAGTTTCAGAACGCCGCCTTTATCTGCATCTTTCTTGATAA
It encodes:
- the fadL gene encoding long-chain fatty acid transporter FadL, with translation MHQKGLLRKTSLAVALALLSSHAPAAGFQLNEYSSSGLGRAFSGEGAVADNATSGSRNPATMALFDRPAFSIGAIYIDPDVNLQGKNSLTGRGDTGAHNIAPAQWVPNLHYIMPLNDRWSVGTSAVTNYGLSTEFPSDYAAGSIGGTTKLMTSNLNLSAAYRLNQHFSLGLGVDAVYAKAKIVRTAGELAYIPVSRGGLAGVVNGPSSEIAHLEGEEWGYGWNAGILYEVDDNNRIGLTYRSKVDIDFKGDYKNDLPRVIATSTTTGTGGQYIPGALTLSLPEMWEFSTYHRVAPKWAVHYSFTYTSWSQFEELRATGSNNRQLFEKQEHFRDASRMALGTTYYYDDTWTFRTGIAFDDSPVPAENRSVSIPDQDRFWISAGTTYAFNKDASVDLGISYMHGKTVTINEKVADNSPATYSFTSKGTAWLYGINLNYRF
- a CDS encoding YfcZ/YiiS family protein, with translation MTNPINKCNAEETAACCCVDVGTIMDNTDCTASYSRVFSDRAEAEAMQKVLTDKARSVESDPCVIDSTFADVEGGVKMNMDFTFSCQAETLIFQLGLR